The Peribacillus sp. FSL E2-0218 genome contains a region encoding:
- a CDS encoding DUF1700 domain-containing protein, with protein MNKEQFLKQLNDSLTRLSLEERQDILQDYEEYFTIGMEQGKTDQEISASLGNPKQIAKELLATYHLGQVEQTTSAGNVMRAVWAVIGLGFFNLVIVLGPFIALVGVVLAGWASAIAFILAPAAALLNLIVSSFQLFDLFFSLALCGLGIFMAMGMFVATRALTKGFIRYLKFNASLVKGGLKK; from the coding sequence ATGAATAAAGAACAGTTTTTAAAACAGTTGAATGACTCTTTAACAAGGCTTTCATTAGAGGAGCGGCAGGATATCCTGCAGGACTACGAAGAATATTTCACAATAGGGATGGAGCAAGGAAAGACAGATCAGGAAATTTCCGCATCGCTCGGGAATCCTAAACAGATTGCCAAGGAACTGCTGGCCACCTATCATCTTGGCCAAGTCGAACAAACCACTTCTGCCGGTAATGTCATGAGGGCGGTTTGGGCCGTCATTGGCTTGGGCTTTTTCAATCTCGTCATCGTATTGGGTCCTTTCATAGCACTGGTTGGAGTCGTCCTTGCAGGCTGGGCATCGGCGATAGCATTCATTCTTGCTCCGGCCGCCGCATTGCTTAACCTTATAGTGAGCAGCTTTCAATTATTTGATTTGTTCTTCTCATTGGCATTATGCGGGCTTGGGATTTTCATGGCCATGGGGATGTTTGTCGCTACGAGAGCCCTGACGAAGGGGTTCATTCGTTATTTGAAATTTAACGCATCCCTTGTGAAAGGTGGTTTGAAAAAATGA
- a CDS encoding DUF2157 domain-containing protein, whose amino-acid sequence MGHKEITKKQFDFLKNEFNYLEEGGIISEQEKEKMLDSYAVKGNMSFVTILLSIGALLLGLGVLTFVASNWIYLDKVVKFLLIIACLIGVNVAGVKWQLRYPKTARSLHYVGILIFGAGIFLIEQMFNIVINFNSSFLLWAIGTVFICYYLKDVFILLFTSFLLFIYINGSIFLDETSYPLAIIVFLPALYILLKKFNYPKYPAFFINALAINTIALFLMEFVPKLDLENSNTIVLSILFVLGILLAFIPVTPGLRNVIHIQGHILHGITALFLTFEFSIWFPLAYFVFLLYLILKGSLTSIVIICALIFRYYLDSFDFLPKSLTFIIGGIMLIGFGFFFENQRKKGGHLHE is encoded by the coding sequence TTGGGTCATAAAGAAATAACGAAAAAGCAATTCGATTTTTTAAAAAATGAGTTCAATTACCTTGAAGAGGGAGGAATCATCTCCGAGCAAGAAAAAGAGAAGATGTTAGATTCCTATGCCGTGAAAGGGAATATGAGCTTCGTCACCATTCTCTTGTCCATCGGGGCATTGCTGTTAGGTTTGGGCGTTTTGACCTTCGTAGCCAGTAACTGGATCTATCTAGATAAAGTCGTGAAATTCCTGCTTATCATTGCGTGCTTGATTGGAGTGAACGTTGCTGGTGTAAAGTGGCAGCTGCGCTATCCCAAAACAGCAAGAAGCCTGCATTATGTCGGTATCTTAATATTCGGGGCTGGGATCTTCCTAATTGAACAAATGTTCAACATTGTCATCAATTTCAATAGTTCCTTCCTATTGTGGGCCATCGGAACGGTATTCATTTGCTACTACTTAAAGGATGTTTTCATCCTCCTTTTTACTTCGTTCCTGCTGTTCATTTATATCAATGGAAGTATATTCCTTGATGAAACATCTTATCCGTTAGCCATCATTGTGTTTTTACCGGCTTTATACATCCTATTGAAAAAATTCAATTACCCTAAGTATCCTGCCTTTTTCATTAATGCATTAGCCATCAATACCATCGCCCTATTTCTAATGGAATTCGTGCCGAAGCTTGATTTGGAAAACTCGAATACGATCGTCCTTTCCATCCTGTTTGTGCTCGGAATCCTGCTGGCTTTCATCCCGGTTACACCTGGATTACGAAACGTCATTCACATCCAAGGGCACATCTTACATGGCATTACGGCACTATTCCTTACCTTTGAGTTTTCGATTTGGTTCCCTTTAGCTTATTTTGTTTTCCTGCTATATCTGATTCTAAAAGGCAGTTTGACCAGCATCGTGATTATATGTGCATTGATCTTCAGATATTATCTCGATTCCTTTGACTTTTTGCCAAAATCGCTTACATTCATCATCGGCGGCATCATGCTTATCGGGTTTGGCTTTTTCTTTGAAAATCAACGAAAAAAAGGAGGCCATCTCCATGAATAA
- a CDS encoding DUF4097 family beta strand repeat-containing protein: MINVKKLSVIALVLFLIGAIGSAFTFSQVTNQSATTEVKTISDVVTNINISADNATVEIIRTKGQETKVELVSKGVENSKLDFTADVDGKKLTVKLKNQLTFSFGFHIQSLHLKVYVPERAYKSLAIKSDNGKVKISDMKSEYVKVKSENGRIELNEILAKKVEVNSSNGAVELDHVEGELVGSSNNGKIMLITKDLDRKIDLESDNGKIMIQTENEPTNTTFDVSVDNGKIDILGKYEGSTVIGKGENLVKLETNNGKIEITK, translated from the coding sequence ATGATCAATGTTAAAAAGTTATCGGTCATAGCTCTTGTTTTGTTTTTGATTGGAGCAATAGGGAGTGCGTTTACGTTTTCCCAAGTGACGAATCAGAGTGCGACGACAGAGGTAAAGACGATTTCGGATGTCGTGACGAACATAAACATCTCTGCTGACAATGCCACCGTCGAGATCATCCGGACGAAGGGTCAGGAAACCAAGGTAGAGCTGGTTTCAAAAGGGGTGGAGAACTCCAAACTGGATTTCACTGCAGATGTGGATGGTAAGAAGCTAACCGTGAAATTGAAAAATCAGCTTACCTTTAGCTTTGGTTTCCATATTCAATCTCTACATCTAAAGGTTTATGTGCCCGAGAGAGCGTATAAATCCTTAGCAATCAAATCCGACAATGGTAAAGTGAAAATATCGGATATGAAAAGTGAATATGTGAAAGTGAAATCGGAAAATGGCCGAATCGAATTAAATGAGATACTTGCGAAAAAAGTTGAAGTGAATTCTTCGAATGGAGCGGTGGAGCTCGATCATGTTGAAGGTGAACTGGTTGGATCCTCGAATAATGGCAAAATCATGCTGATTACAAAAGACTTGGATAGGAAGATCGATCTCGAAAGCGATAACGGTAAAATCATGATTCAAACGGAAAATGAACCGACAAATACGACTTTCGATGTCTCGGTCGACAATGGTAAAATCGATATTCTTGGCAAGTATGAGGGCAGTACTGTCATTGGCAAGGGTGAAAACCTGGTGAAATTGGAAACGAATAATGGGAAAATCGAAATAACGAAATAG
- a CDS encoding C40 family peptidase, translating to MSYRLPVSKWLGAIVLLVALLGAFVLSPANASASINYGDEVAALAKKHVGSSYKYGGTTPKGFDASGLTQYVYKNAATELKIPRTSVDQYKTGKVIQQKDLKTGDLVFYATGKKGQVSFVGIYYGNGTFIGATSKGVKEVKMIDKYWKEKYIGAKRVIK from the coding sequence ATGAGTTATCGTTTACCAGTTTCAAAATGGCTCGGGGCCATCGTTTTACTTGTGGCTTTATTGGGGGCATTCGTATTAAGTCCTGCCAATGCTTCAGCGTCCATCAATTATGGTGATGAAGTTGCCGCGTTGGCAAAGAAGCATGTGGGAAGCTCTTATAAATATGGAGGGACGACACCAAAAGGGTTCGATGCGAGTGGTCTGACCCAGTATGTATATAAAAATGCCGCGACAGAATTGAAGATTCCGAGAACTAGCGTCGATCAATATAAAACGGGCAAAGTCATACAACAAAAAGATTTAAAAACAGGAGATTTGGTGTTTTATGCCACAGGTAAGAAAGGGCAGGTTAGTTTTGTGGGAATCTATTATGGAAATGGCACATTTATCGGGGCCACATCCAAAGGAGTCAAGGAAGTGAAAATGATAGATAAGTATTGGAAGGAAAAATATATCGGCGCAAAACGGGTCATTAAGTGA
- a CDS encoding GDYXXLXY domain-containing protein, with amino-acid sequence MNNSAFQPFIVFSIPVLILLILAFPPFLTTMTGEEIKIKTAPVDPTDLFRGSYVALEYDIETVQPSQLADSIKSEFKARNMGDYKKVYVRLKQDGSGLYEVDSVTKKKPSKGMYLKGELQIPYELKKATSIQIKYGLDNYFASEEKAKQMESRALTSPSMAVIKVRNGNVVLTDIIIE; translated from the coding sequence ATGAATAATTCAGCATTCCAACCATTCATCGTTTTTTCCATACCGGTCTTGATTCTATTGATTTTGGCATTTCCTCCGTTCTTGACAACAATGACGGGAGAAGAAATCAAAATCAAAACGGCCCCCGTCGATCCGACAGACTTGTTTAGGGGCAGCTATGTAGCCCTCGAATATGACATTGAAACGGTCCAGCCTTCCCAACTTGCCGATTCGATCAAATCCGAGTTCAAAGCAAGGAATATGGGAGATTATAAAAAGGTCTATGTACGCTTGAAACAAGACGGCAGCGGACTATATGAAGTCGATTCCGTAACGAAAAAGAAACCAAGCAAAGGAATGTACCTAAAAGGGGAATTGCAAATTCCTTATGAATTGAAAAAGGCAACAAGCATCCAGATTAAATACGGCCTGGACAATTATTTCGCATCAGAGGAAAAAGCAAAGCAAATGGAGTCGCGTGCATTGACTAGTCCTTCGATGGCGGTAATAAAAGTTCGCAATGGCAATGTTGTCTTAACCGATATTATCATTGAATGA
- a CDS encoding phage holin, whose amino-acid sequence MINWKVRLKNPTFIFTVLLPGLLLLVQMVAAFINNFIHPIGFTISDDALSGALGIINFIAITFFGVGGVIDHTTKGLSDSENARSYDEPK is encoded by the coding sequence ATGATCAACTGGAAAGTGCGCCTTAAGAATCCAACGTTTATATTCACGGTTCTCCTTCCTGGGCTTTTGTTATTGGTACAGATGGTTGCGGCGTTCATAAACAATTTCATTCACCCAATCGGCTTTACCATTAGTGATGATGCATTGAGCGGGGCTTTGGGCATCATCAACTTTATAGCCATTACATTCTTTGGGGTCGGCGGTGTGATCGATCATACCACTAAAGGGCTAAGTGATAGCGAGAATGCTCGAAGTTATGATGAACCTAAATAA
- a CDS encoding MFS transporter: protein MKETLVDERVRGADKIWTRDFIMICLANLCIFMGFQMTMPTLPLFVEQLGGDDRLVGAVLGIFTFSALLVRPIAGRLLETKGRRIVFLVGLAIFALSVGSFGFMGSIGLLFMMRIIQGVGWGFSSTASGTIASDIIPAKRRGEAMGYYGLSGNLALAFGPSLGLFLAAVLPFQELFLICSVLGLLAIVTASLIRYQKVERDPSTAAVAKRFDVYEKSAIHPSLLIFFISVTFGGIATFLPLYTAEKGVDGIQWYFLVYATALMVTRLFSGRLYDRRGHRAIFIPSTVLIMAGMLLLAWMPGEAVLYLAAVLYGFGFGSVQPALQAWSIEKTPPNRKAMANATYFSFFDLGVGMGAILFGQIGYLFGYRSIYITAAFSIFISMIVYLLIIKSENKLSSL, encoded by the coding sequence ATGAAGGAAACTTTAGTCGATGAACGGGTACGGGGTGCTGACAAGATCTGGACACGGGACTTTATCATGATCTGTTTAGCAAACCTTTGCATTTTCATGGGGTTTCAAATGACGATGCCTACGCTGCCGCTGTTTGTTGAGCAGCTTGGCGGGGATGATCGCCTTGTAGGGGCTGTGCTTGGCATTTTTACTTTTTCCGCCCTGCTAGTTCGGCCAATCGCAGGAAGGTTATTGGAAACGAAGGGAAGGCGCATCGTTTTTCTTGTTGGTTTAGCCATTTTTGCTTTGTCGGTGGGTTCCTTCGGCTTCATGGGGAGCATAGGTTTATTATTCATGATGCGGATTATACAGGGTGTAGGGTGGGGATTTTCTTCAACGGCCTCAGGGACGATCGCTTCTGATATAATCCCTGCGAAACGACGCGGTGAAGCGATGGGTTATTACGGTTTATCGGGAAACTTAGCATTGGCCTTCGGTCCATCCTTGGGGCTTTTCCTCGCCGCGGTTTTACCATTTCAAGAGTTGTTCCTGATCTGTTCAGTACTCGGTTTACTTGCCATCGTTACAGCGTCACTTATTCGATATCAAAAAGTGGAAAGAGATCCATCAACGGCAGCGGTGGCCAAAAGGTTCGATGTTTATGAAAAAAGTGCCATCCATCCATCGTTGCTCATTTTTTTCATATCCGTCACTTTTGGTGGAATTGCCACCTTCCTCCCGCTTTATACAGCGGAAAAAGGCGTAGATGGAATCCAGTGGTACTTTTTGGTGTATGCAACGGCCCTGATGGTAACAAGATTATTCTCGGGCCGTTTATATGACAGAAGGGGACATCGAGCCATCTTCATACCTTCGACAGTGCTCATCATGGCTGGGATGCTGCTGTTGGCATGGATGCCTGGTGAAGCGGTCCTTTACCTAGCGGCAGTGCTTTATGGATTTGGGTTCGGTTCGGTTCAGCCGGCGCTTCAGGCATGGTCGATTGAAAAAACGCCACCTAACCGGAAGGCGATGGCAAATGCCACGTACTTTTCCTTTTTTGACCTTGGAGTGGGCATGGGCGCCATCTTGTTCGGGCAAATAGGCTATCTTTTTGGATATAGGAGTATCTATATTACAGCAGCATTTTCGATTTTCATTTCCATGATCGTTTATTTATTGATTATCAAAAGTGAGAATAAGCTGAGCTCCCTGTAA
- a CDS encoding PadR family transcriptional regulator gives MNVQFKKGVLELCVLVLLDKQDRYGYELVQKISDQIEISEGSVYPLLRRLTKEEYFTTYLQESTEGPPRKYYKLTDKGRDYLQELLTEWNEFSNGVNQLIKEGVSQ, from the coding sequence ATGAATGTACAATTTAAGAAGGGTGTCCTCGAGCTGTGTGTTCTCGTTTTATTAGATAAGCAGGACCGTTACGGCTATGAGCTCGTACAGAAGATTTCAGATCAGATCGAGATATCGGAAGGGTCCGTATATCCGCTTTTAAGACGGTTGACGAAGGAAGAATATTTCACGACTTATTTGCAAGAATCGACGGAAGGCCCTCCGCGTAAGTATTATAAGCTTACGGACAAAGGCCGGGATTACCTTCAAGAGTTGCTGACGGAATGGAATGAATTTTCCAATGGAGTCAATCAATTAATCAAGGAAGGTGTGAGCCAATGA